One stretch of Bremerella cremea DNA includes these proteins:
- the ftsH gene encoding ATP-dependent zinc metalloprotease FtsH has translation MRSNFTVIALGIFVVAVLFMLISTADPPYTELKTSEFYTQLQDGNVSKVTLDDREARGELKVPINRTETNKEGKEVDERDSKGTPIKLPKAFRVRIASQDSPEFAQLTEMLQKQKEKQPDLEWDMDNTSQAMQSIMWIVFMLLPLVILFVIWNSVRRSRDQIMGGGFLSGFSKSPAKRYEASRKAITFNDVAGLEGVKSDLMEIVDFLRTPEKFERLGGQIPKGVLLVGPPGTGKTLLARAIAGEAGVPFYAINGSEFIQMFVGVGASRVRDLFKTAKDNSPAIIFIDEIDAVGRQRGAGLGGGHDEREQTLNQILSEMDGFVQGETVIVVAATNRPDVLDPALLRPGRFDRHITVDRPTFKGRVEIFKVHVRDVPLADDVKIERLAAGAVGLTGADIRNLINEAALWATRQDRDAVTMEDFEYARDKILMGARREEALVAREKEKTAYHEAGHALLSWLLPGVDRLHKVTVIPRGRALGVTQTLPEEDRMNISESELYDQLAFILGGRAAEKIAYNELSAGAENDLERATKMARRMVTQWGMSERLGPVNYKITDEDPFLGREIHENRHFSEHTMQIIDDEVARILHEANDKAIEVLTTNRDKLVKLTNSLCEHEELSDHEVEQLIGPSVHRSKASKLNSEMEIASNGQTSPPPNFKTEEAN, from the coding sequence ATGCGGTCCAATTTTACCGTAATTGCCCTCGGTATCTTCGTGGTGGCCGTGTTGTTCATGCTGATCTCGACCGCCGATCCACCCTATACCGAGCTAAAGACCTCTGAGTTTTATACTCAGCTGCAAGATGGCAACGTCAGCAAGGTCACGCTCGACGATCGTGAGGCCCGGGGGGAACTGAAGGTCCCGATAAACCGCACGGAAACAAACAAAGAAGGGAAAGAAGTCGACGAACGCGATAGCAAAGGAACGCCAATCAAGCTTCCTAAAGCGTTCCGCGTACGGATTGCTTCGCAAGACTCGCCTGAGTTTGCCCAACTGACCGAGATGCTGCAAAAGCAAAAAGAAAAGCAGCCTGACCTGGAATGGGATATGGACAACACGTCCCAGGCCATGCAGTCGATCATGTGGATCGTGTTCATGCTGCTTCCCTTGGTGATTTTGTTTGTCATCTGGAACAGTGTTCGCCGTAGCCGCGACCAGATCATGGGAGGTGGTTTCCTCTCTGGCTTTTCCAAGAGTCCCGCAAAACGGTACGAAGCCAGCCGCAAAGCGATCACGTTTAACGATGTCGCTGGCCTGGAAGGAGTGAAGAGCGATCTGATGGAGATCGTAGATTTCCTCCGGACGCCAGAAAAATTCGAACGCCTTGGCGGACAAATCCCCAAGGGGGTTTTGCTGGTGGGCCCTCCTGGCACAGGCAAGACATTGCTGGCCCGTGCGATTGCCGGGGAAGCTGGTGTGCCGTTTTATGCCATCAACGGTTCCGAGTTCATACAGATGTTCGTCGGTGTTGGTGCCAGTCGTGTTCGCGACTTATTTAAGACCGCAAAAGATAACAGCCCAGCGATTATCTTCATCGACGAAATCGATGCCGTCGGACGCCAGCGCGGGGCAGGGCTCGGTGGTGGTCACGACGAACGAGAGCAAACGCTCAACCAAATCCTCAGCGAAATGGATGGTTTCGTCCAAGGCGAAACGGTAATTGTGGTTGCCGCAACCAACCGTCCCGACGTCCTTGATCCCGCTTTGCTGCGACCAGGCCGTTTCGATCGCCACATTACCGTCGATCGCCCAACGTTTAAGGGGCGTGTCGAGATCTTCAAGGTCCACGTCCGCGATGTTCCCCTGGCCGACGACGTGAAAATCGAACGTCTTGCTGCAGGGGCCGTGGGGCTGACCGGGGCGGATATTCGTAACCTGATCAACGAAGCAGCCTTGTGGGCCACCCGGCAAGACCGGGACGCGGTGACGATGGAAGACTTCGAGTATGCCCGCGATAAGATCTTGATGGGGGCTCGCCGTGAAGAAGCGTTGGTCGCTCGCGAAAAAGAAAAGACTGCCTACCACGAAGCTGGCCACGCGTTGCTTTCGTGGTTGCTGCCTGGGGTCGATCGCCTGCACAAGGTTACGGTGATTCCTCGTGGTCGTGCTTTAGGAGTAACGCAAACGTTGCCTGAAGAAGACCGGATGAACATCAGCGAAAGCGAACTGTACGATCAGTTGGCATTCATCCTGGGGGGAAGGGCCGCAGAGAAAATTGCTTACAACGAGCTAAGTGCCGGTGCTGAGAACGACCTAGAGCGGGCCACGAAAATGGCTCGCCGAATGGTGACCCAGTGGGGTATGAGCGAGCGCCTGGGGCCGGTGAATTATAAGATCACCGACGAAGATCCCTTCCTCGGTCGCGAGATTCACGAGAACCGACACTTCAGCGAGCACACCATGCAGATTATCGACGACGAAGTCGCCCGGATTTTGCATGAAGCAAACGACAAGGCAATCGAAGTGTTGACCACCAATCGGGATAAGTTGGTCAAGTTGACCAATTCCCTGTGCGAGCATGAAGAGCTTTCTGACCACGAAGTCGAGCAGTTGATTGGCCCTTCGGTGCATCGCTCGAAAGCAAGCAAACTGAACTCCGAAATGGAGATTGCCTCCAACGGACAAACCTCCCCTCCGCCTAACTTTAAGACGGAAGAGGCGAACTAG
- a CDS encoding NUDIX hydrolase, with product MLLPTMASSPQPTIGKRAVVGVILRQDQFLTIRRSQTVAAPGKICFPGGGIQTGESEEIALAREIQEELGVSATVSSRLYQNVTGWGTSVAWWLTHLEEDAQIQINEEEVAQWFWMSPSTLLRHPDLLSSNRDFLESWGKSKFTIPGIAVADTWDDIAD from the coding sequence GTGTTACTACCAACCATGGCCAGTTCCCCACAGCCTACCATTGGCAAACGAGCCGTTGTCGGAGTCATTCTGCGACAAGATCAGTTTTTAACGATACGTCGTAGTCAAACGGTCGCCGCCCCAGGGAAAATTTGTTTTCCTGGCGGAGGGATCCAAACTGGCGAATCGGAAGAAATCGCCTTGGCCCGAGAAATCCAGGAGGAACTCGGCGTTTCGGCGACCGTGAGCAGCCGGCTATACCAGAATGTAACTGGCTGGGGCACCTCGGTCGCGTGGTGGCTAACCCACCTTGAAGAAGATGCCCAGATCCAAATCAATGAAGAAGAAGTCGCCCAGTGGTTCTGGATGTCCCCTAGCACTTTATTGCGGCATCCCGATTTACTCTCCAGCAATCGAGACTTCTTGGAATCTTGGGGAAAATCGAAGTTTACTATTCCGGGAATAGCGGTGGCTGATACTTGGGATGATATTGCCGATTAA
- a CDS encoding acylphosphatase: MTDESTQLHVVFSGQVQGVGFRQTTVQIARSYPVTGWVKNLPSGNVELIAEGTKTACSDFLAAIRERMFEYVNDIDCSWQTASNEFEHFEIHY; this comes from the coding sequence ATGACGGATGAGTCCACCCAATTGCACGTCGTTTTCAGCGGCCAGGTGCAAGGTGTCGGGTTTCGACAAACGACGGTCCAGATTGCCAGATCCTATCCTGTGACGGGGTGGGTGAAGAACTTACCCAGCGGCAATGTCGAGTTGATTGCAGAAGGAACAAAGACAGCGTGTAGTGATTTTTTAGCCGCAATTCGAGAACGGATGTTTGAGTACGTCAACGATATCGATTGCAGCTGGCAGACCGCTTCGAACGAGTTCGAGCATTTCGAGATCCATTACTAA
- a CDS encoding ABC transporter permease, which yields MIPNTFSLLGFFFYIDEINRQHLATAVWLFAVGVVLGLLVVGLIWAIMLAASRTMGGRCTAALQGPVLMPISIVLGIWTIMALALWPMVPDSMQILNSLKQIPSTGTNEYELVVPIAAGEVDQTGQVPAFPLDIVVATDQMRHMEVTSSGKIDLIARIEGTDEDVVSFDIAGGEPFEWRRGDRGTLLRKIPSGETVEFLARNITNSDIQVTVALTTEPEHIEAESIFLVAGLVIGLYSLYFLMACALPKMSAIAEATVRSELYQILFLLCAVTGCLFMIASIYIPYQTFGEDIKVLKHTCLQAMMVLGIVVAIWAASRSIAEEIEGRTALTLLSKPVSRRQFVLGKFAGIAWLVSVLFVIISSVFVVAVAQKPIFDKREGAVIEYEGEKGITWQVLHHEAMSVAPGLLLVYMETLVLAGVSVAISTRLPMVANFMLTFGIWALGHLTPSIMQASVEGFEPVQFVASFVATILPVLKNFEIYGAISAGREIPLVYLGVTALYTVLYGALTMFLALILFEDRDLT from the coding sequence ATGATCCCGAACACCTTCTCCCTTCTTGGCTTCTTTTTCTACATCGATGAAATCAACCGCCAGCACTTGGCGACAGCCGTGTGGCTGTTTGCAGTGGGGGTGGTTTTAGGCCTTTTGGTCGTGGGCCTGATTTGGGCGATCATGCTAGCCGCATCCCGCACTATGGGCGGGCGCTGTACGGCAGCTCTGCAAGGGCCGGTTTTGATGCCGATTTCGATTGTGCTTGGCATCTGGACCATCATGGCCTTGGCTCTCTGGCCGATGGTGCCCGATTCGATGCAGATCCTTAACTCGCTCAAACAAATACCTTCTACCGGGACAAACGAGTACGAATTGGTCGTTCCTATTGCTGCGGGCGAAGTCGACCAAACCGGCCAAGTGCCTGCTTTTCCGCTTGATATTGTCGTCGCGACCGACCAGATGCGACACATGGAGGTCACCAGCTCTGGCAAGATTGACCTGATTGCCCGGATCGAAGGAACGGACGAAGACGTCGTCAGCTTCGACATCGCAGGTGGTGAACCCTTCGAGTGGCGACGCGGTGACCGTGGCACCCTCTTGCGAAAAATCCCTAGCGGGGAAACCGTCGAGTTCCTGGCCCGCAACATCACCAATTCCGATATTCAAGTCACCGTGGCATTGACCACCGAACCTGAACATATCGAAGCCGAATCGATCTTCCTGGTCGCTGGCCTGGTGATTGGCCTCTACAGCCTCTACTTCCTGATGGCGTGTGCCCTGCCAAAGATGTCGGCCATTGCCGAAGCGACGGTACGAAGCGAGCTGTACCAGATTTTGTTTTTACTTTGTGCGGTCACGGGCTGCTTGTTCATGATCGCCTCGATTTACATTCCTTACCAAACCTTTGGTGAAGACATCAAAGTCCTCAAGCACACCTGTTTGCAGGCCATGATGGTACTCGGGATTGTGGTCGCCATTTGGGCCGCCTCGCGCAGTATCGCGGAAGAAATCGAAGGACGTACGGCCCTTACGCTTTTGTCGAAGCCGGTTAGCCGTCGTCAATTTGTGCTTGGTAAGTTTGCCGGAATCGCCTGGCTGGTAAGCGTGCTGTTCGTCATCATCAGCTCTGTTTTTGTTGTGGCTGTGGCCCAGAAGCCGATCTTTGACAAACGTGAAGGTGCGGTTATCGAGTATGAAGGTGAAAAAGGGATCACCTGGCAGGTTTTGCATCACGAAGCGATGAGCGTTGCTCCTGGTTTGCTGTTGGTTTACATGGAAACCTTGGTCTTGGCGGGCGTTTCTGTCGCAATTTCGACCCGCTTGCCGATGGTAGCCAACTTCATGCTCACGTTCGGAATTTGGGCATTAGGGCACTTAACGCCCTCGATTATGCAGGCCTCCGTCGAGGGCTTCGAACCGGTCCAGTTTGTGGCGAGTTTTGTCGCGACGATCTTACCGGTGTTGAAAAACTTCGAGATCTACGGAGCGATTTCTGCCGGTCGTGAGATCCCTTTGGTCTACTTAGGGGTGACGGCACTTTACACGGTGCTGTACGGAGCCCTCACGATGTTCCTGGCACTGATCCTGTTCGAGGATCGCGACTTAACCTAA
- a CDS encoding Gfo/Idh/MocA family oxidoreductase, translating into MRQVRLAVIGTGHLGKIHARLAKAISAFKLVGVVDPAKQARDAFCKEHKIKGYDDVGQIASKIDAAIIATPTLYHKDVAAPLLGQGKHVLIEKPITLTTEDADELIDLAEHHRCVLQVGHVERFNPAFREATKKIVAPRFIQAARTSGYTFRSIDVGVTLDLMIHDIDLVLSMVRSPVVDVKATGLTVFGPHEDIVETRLTFANGCVANLTASRASFSPSRHMEVFSDAGFVGVDFTTRMVKSIVADEIVKAGVSEVHGLSAEGKSHVRDHLFSTVLPCQETEVAPGNAIEAELCEFADCIQRGLTPTVTGQAAREALAVALKVSDAVHAHCWDGGKFNLVGPTMRPEIKKPEPKRSARPKKAA; encoded by the coding sequence ATGCGTCAGGTACGACTCGCGGTCATCGGGACGGGCCATCTAGGAAAGATTCATGCCCGCCTGGCCAAGGCAATTTCGGCCTTCAAGCTTGTGGGGGTCGTTGATCCCGCGAAGCAGGCCCGTGATGCGTTCTGTAAAGAGCATAAAATCAAGGGGTACGACGACGTCGGTCAGATCGCTTCCAAGATCGATGCGGCGATCATTGCCACCCCAACCCTTTATCACAAAGATGTCGCTGCCCCTCTGTTAGGGCAGGGCAAGCATGTTCTAATCGAGAAGCCGATCACGCTGACGACCGAGGACGCGGACGAGTTGATCGATTTGGCTGAGCACCATCGCTGTGTGCTTCAGGTTGGCCATGTCGAACGCTTTAATCCTGCGTTCCGCGAAGCGACGAAGAAGATTGTCGCCCCGCGATTCATTCAAGCTGCTCGTACGAGTGGCTACACATTTCGCTCGATCGACGTGGGTGTAACGCTCGACTTGATGATTCACGATATCGACCTGGTGCTGAGTATGGTTCGCAGCCCGGTGGTGGATGTGAAAGCGACCGGGCTAACGGTTTTCGGGCCGCATGAAGATATTGTTGAAACGCGTTTGACGTTCGCCAACGGATGTGTCGCGAACTTGACTGCTTCCCGAGCCAGCTTCAGTCCCTCGCGGCACATGGAAGTCTTTAGCGACGCCGGTTTCGTGGGAGTTGACTTTACTACGCGGATGGTCAAGTCGATCGTTGCTGACGAGATCGTTAAGGCTGGGGTTTCCGAGGTGCATGGACTTTCGGCAGAAGGAAAGTCGCACGTACGGGATCACTTGTTTTCGACGGTGTTGCCATGTCAGGAAACAGAAGTTGCCCCAGGTAACGCCATTGAAGCCGAACTGTGCGAGTTTGCAGATTGCATCCAGCGTGGGCTAACTCCTACGGTGACCGGGCAAGCTGCCCGCGAGGCATTGGCGGTTGCTTTAAAGGTGAGTGACGCTGTGCATGCCCACTGCTGGGATGGTGGCAAGTTCAACTTGGTTGGTCCGACCATGCGACCCGAAATCAAGAAGCCTGAACCGAAGCGTTCGGCTCGACCGAAGAAAGCCGCTTAG
- the lpxC gene encoding UDP-3-O-acyl-N-acetylglucosamine deacetylase, protein MNSASIAQTGEPIARLQQTLKSTATVSGRGYWSGKEVTVRFLPAPEDTGVIFVREDMDGAPQIPALVDYRIEVPRRTNLVHQGATVEMVEHILAALAGLQVDNCYVHVNSAEMPGLDGSAKDYVEQILAAGIEPQSITRPVLTISEVVRVGDDECWVEARPNGSKRLKFKYRLDFGTEGMIGRETLEAKLNPEYFTAELAPARTFLLLQEAEWLRSQGLGTHVDYSELLVFGPEGPIDNELRFEDECVRHKVLDLVGDLALAGCDIQGTVIANRSGHRLNAELVKQLLKENQVAYLSRRTA, encoded by the coding sequence ATGAATTCAGCATCCATCGCCCAGACCGGCGAACCGATCGCACGACTTCAACAAACTCTCAAATCTACCGCAACGGTTTCAGGTCGCGGTTATTGGAGCGGGAAAGAAGTGACCGTTCGCTTCTTGCCAGCGCCAGAAGATACCGGGGTAATCTTCGTTCGCGAAGATATGGACGGAGCTCCTCAGATCCCGGCTTTGGTTGACTATCGCATTGAAGTTCCGCGACGTACGAATCTCGTGCATCAAGGGGCAACTGTCGAGATGGTCGAGCATATACTTGCCGCTTTGGCTGGATTGCAGGTCGATAATTGCTATGTCCATGTCAACTCGGCAGAAATGCCCGGCTTGGACGGGTCGGCCAAGGATTACGTCGAACAAATTCTTGCTGCCGGAATCGAGCCGCAATCGATCACGCGGCCAGTGCTGACTATTTCCGAAGTCGTTCGCGTCGGAGATGACGAGTGCTGGGTTGAAGCACGTCCTAATGGATCGAAACGATTGAAGTTTAAGTATCGCCTCGACTTCGGTACCGAGGGGATGATCGGACGCGAGACTCTGGAAGCTAAGTTGAATCCAGAATACTTCACCGCCGAATTGGCCCCTGCTCGTACTTTCTTGTTGCTGCAAGAGGCCGAGTGGTTGCGTTCGCAAGGCTTAGGAACGCATGTCGACTATAGCGAGCTTCTGGTCTTCGGGCCGGAAGGTCCGATCGACAACGAGCTGCGATTCGAGGACGAATGCGTGCGGCATAAGGTGCTCGATTTAGTAGGAGATCTGGCGTTGGCCGGATGTGATATACAAGGTACCGTGATCGCCAACCGCAGCGGTCATCGTTTGAACGCTGAGTTGGTTAAACAGCTTCTTAAAGAGAATCAGGTAGCCTATTTGTCACGGCGGACCGCTTGA
- a CDS encoding OmpH family outer membrane protein: MKRFFSCFCVAVALAAFCQATPAWAQNAGSGNIAVIDIPVIFKNHALFKKQMDDLKASVDAAEAALTKERDSMKTMVDELQGYKAGTPEFKALEEKLAQLQAGLQVKVGMQKKDFMEKEARVYYNTYNQVTQTVATFAQRHNITLVLRYNSNDIDPTNRQSVLEGVNRPVIYQNQIDITYDILRILNNGVPQNAMGPASHVPVGR, from the coding sequence GTGAAGCGATTTTTCTCTTGTTTCTGTGTCGCGGTCGCGTTGGCCGCTTTCTGTCAAGCCACGCCTGCCTGGGCCCAGAACGCAGGTAGTGGAAACATCGCCGTGATCGACATTCCGGTCATCTTCAAGAACCATGCGTTGTTCAAAAAGCAAATGGACGACTTGAAGGCTTCTGTGGACGCGGCTGAAGCGGCTTTGACCAAAGAACGCGATAGCATGAAGACCATGGTTGATGAGTTGCAAGGCTATAAAGCCGGGACTCCTGAATTCAAGGCCCTGGAAGAAAAGCTGGCCCAGCTTCAAGCTGGCCTGCAAGTGAAAGTGGGCATGCAGAAGAAGGACTTCATGGAAAAAGAAGCCCGCGTTTACTACAACACCTACAATCAGGTAACCCAGACCGTTGCGACCTTTGCTCAGCGTCACAACATCACGCTGGTCTTGCGTTACAACAGCAACGACATTGACCCGACCAACCGTCAATCGGTTTTGGAAGGCGTCAATCGTCCGGTTATCTATCAGAACCAGATCGATATCACCTACGATATCCTGCGAATCCTGAACAACGGCGTGCCGCAAAACGCAATGGGCCCTGCCAGCCATGTGCCTGTGGGCCGTTAA
- a CDS encoding M28 family peptidase: MLPFNRFLRNVSLILAIVGGGMCLPPVLAEEGTATEATLSELQQTLGYLASDELEGRGLGTEGLQKASEFLAKQYQEMGLKTDLVNGTPFQPFEVIIASEMGPAEKNTLQLVSGKTVKKLTLGTDFTPLAVGGSSNFDAPLVFVGYGISAEKLGYDEYEGLDVEGKIVVIVRKEPQQNNPHSVFDGTGASQHALFSRKISNAYQEGAAGVILINDSYGLAEEREQVQAAFDTAVSDLMNRNAEYAKKEIHTNEEIIKYAKEVASLSNKIAEYGEQLEAETDKLIPMTGAGSESSRPNFPVIFAKRSDFEPLIEKQFGKTLAEIETEIDKTLKPIGGELKGWKAVGQTDIVRTKATVRNVIGLLEAPNAVSDDVIIIGAHYDHLGMGGSGSLAPLTHEIHNGADDNASGTTALLAVTQRLVDLKDQLRHRVLVIAFTGEEEGLLGSAHYVKEPVIPLDKTIMMFNMDMVGRLNEKKLICMGSGTAEMFEPLLAKINEKYDFSLTMDPGGFGPSDHASFYAKQLPVLALFTGTHNDYHRPSDDADKINYEGMARIIDYAVDFLLAVDQAENRPLYVQVQEKQPEMRSGARPYFGSIPDFTQIGKGYGIQGVSPGSPAADAGMQGGDILIDLGGNRIGGLEDFDAALRKFKGGDKVEVTVLRDGKEVKLTVTLAPPR, from the coding sequence ATGCTTCCCTTCAATCGGTTTCTGCGAAACGTCTCGTTAATTCTAGCGATTGTTGGGGGGGGGATGTGCCTTCCGCCGGTCTTGGCGGAAGAGGGAACTGCCACCGAAGCTACGCTGAGCGAGCTTCAGCAGACGTTGGGATATCTTGCATCGGACGAACTTGAAGGACGTGGCCTGGGGACGGAAGGGCTGCAAAAAGCGTCTGAGTTTCTCGCGAAGCAATATCAAGAGATGGGGTTGAAGACCGATCTGGTAAATGGCACCCCGTTTCAGCCCTTTGAAGTGATTATCGCTTCGGAAATGGGCCCAGCGGAAAAGAACACCTTGCAGCTCGTTTCGGGCAAAACGGTGAAGAAGTTGACGCTTGGTACCGATTTCACACCGCTGGCTGTCGGTGGCAGCAGCAATTTTGATGCTCCGCTGGTTTTTGTTGGCTACGGGATCTCGGCTGAAAAGCTGGGCTACGACGAGTATGAAGGGCTCGACGTCGAAGGGAAGATCGTGGTAATCGTGCGGAAAGAGCCGCAGCAGAACAACCCCCACAGCGTGTTCGACGGCACCGGTGCGTCTCAGCATGCGTTGTTTAGCCGCAAGATCTCGAATGCCTATCAGGAAGGGGCGGCTGGGGTCATTCTCATCAACGATTCTTACGGTTTAGCGGAAGAACGCGAGCAGGTTCAAGCTGCGTTTGATACGGCCGTCAGCGACTTGATGAATCGGAATGCCGAATATGCCAAAAAAGAAATTCACACCAACGAAGAAATCATCAAATATGCCAAAGAGGTCGCCTCGTTAAGCAATAAGATTGCGGAATACGGGGAGCAACTGGAAGCCGAGACTGACAAGCTGATTCCGATGACTGGGGCTGGCAGCGAATCGAGCCGCCCTAACTTTCCGGTTATTTTCGCCAAGCGAAGCGATTTCGAGCCGTTGATTGAAAAGCAATTTGGCAAAACGCTCGCAGAAATCGAAACCGAAATTGATAAGACGCTCAAGCCGATTGGGGGAGAGTTGAAAGGTTGGAAGGCCGTTGGACAAACCGATATCGTCCGAACCAAAGCAACCGTGCGAAATGTGATTGGTTTGCTTGAAGCCCCCAATGCGGTTTCGGACGACGTGATTATCATCGGTGCCCATTACGATCATCTTGGTATGGGTGGTTCTGGCAGCTTAGCCCCGCTCACGCACGAAATTCACAACGGAGCCGACGACAATGCTTCTGGTACAACGGCTTTGTTGGCGGTGACTCAGCGGTTGGTCGACCTGAAAGATCAGTTGCGTCACCGCGTGCTGGTGATTGCCTTTACCGGAGAAGAGGAGGGCTTGCTAGGGAGTGCCCACTACGTGAAAGAGCCCGTCATTCCGTTAGATAAAACAATCATGATGTTCAACATGGACATGGTGGGACGTTTGAATGAAAAAAAGTTGATCTGCATGGGGAGCGGCACCGCCGAGATGTTTGAACCGTTGCTGGCCAAGATCAACGAAAAGTACGACTTTTCCCTTACGATGGATCCAGGCGGTTTTGGCCCCAGCGATCATGCCTCGTTTTATGCCAAACAGTTGCCGGTGCTGGCGTTGTTTACCGGAACTCACAACGATTATCACCGCCCCAGCGATGACGCAGACAAAATCAACTACGAAGGTATGGCCCGCATCATTGACTATGCGGTCGACTTCTTATTGGCTGTCGATCAAGCCGAGAATCGCCCGTTGTACGTCCAGGTGCAAGAGAAGCAGCCAGAGATGCGGAGTGGGGCCCGTCCCTATTTTGGCAGCATTCCCGACTTCACCCAGATTGGCAAGGGTTACGGTATTCAAGGTGTTAGTCCAGGCAGCCCAGCAGCGGATGCAGGGATGCAGGGGGGCGACATCCTGATTGATTTGGGAGGAAATCGCATAGGTGGTCTCGAAGACTTTGACGCAGCATTGCGAAAGTTCAAGGGAGGCGACAAAGTAGAAGTCACGGTTCTGCGCGACGGCAAAGAAGTAAAACTAACCGTCACGCTGGCACCACCTCGTTAA
- a CDS encoding ATP-binding protein, producing MASLFVIQGDDQGRRFELARDTTSIGRDRGNEIVLHDTEISRRHAEIRRTEQGFMLFDLQSSNGCFVNQTRQTDCELHHGDRLQLGHTLMIFTHTASAPATRPISVSLQESHREGSRIIHSIRHEEGSQIFFPTELREPGESQNLQDNLQLIYDTALAVSRTLDIDQLLDYLLGLIFDWVDADRACIVLIDTHTKRPEAKAQRVRVSRPGVDESITISRTILDYVLTNSEGVLTSDAQDDQRWSPEGSIINAGVNEAICVPMQGRYGVVGAIYIDTYIPPDMTSSATRSRFTEDHLKLMIAIAHQAALAVEDTHYYSAVVRSERLAAMGQAVAAISHHVKNILQGIQGGSYIIEEGIKSERIDVVKHGWGIVSRNQDRIAHLVMDMLSFSKEREPDRSNASLNDVVEDVVNLMRARAKENGVTLEFRPDIDLPMGLFDEEGIHRAALNVLTNAIDAVQEAESPRVIVSTEFRLADQMLIATVEDNGTGISPENIERIFSAFESTKGNRGTGLGLPVSQKVLQEHGGDVIVESELGRGTKFTLYLPWIGIPTQDTQY from the coding sequence TTGGCTTCACTATTTGTCATTCAAGGCGACGACCAAGGACGCCGATTCGAACTTGCCCGCGATACGACCTCGATTGGACGAGACCGTGGCAACGAGATTGTCTTGCACGACACCGAAATCTCACGTCGTCATGCCGAGATTCGCCGAACCGAGCAAGGCTTCATGCTCTTCGACCTGCAAAGCTCAAACGGTTGCTTCGTCAACCAAACTCGCCAAACGGATTGCGAACTACACCATGGCGATCGTTTGCAGCTAGGGCACACGCTGATGATCTTCACTCATACGGCCAGTGCCCCGGCGACACGCCCCATTAGCGTTAGCCTCCAGGAAAGCCACCGGGAAGGTTCGCGGATCATCCACTCGATCCGGCACGAAGAAGGTAGCCAGATTTTCTTCCCCACGGAACTACGCGAGCCCGGGGAATCGCAAAACCTGCAAGATAACTTGCAATTGATTTACGATACCGCGCTGGCCGTAAGTCGGACGTTGGACATCGATCAACTGCTGGACTATTTGCTAGGACTTATCTTCGATTGGGTTGATGCCGACCGCGCTTGCATCGTACTGATCGACACACACACCAAACGTCCTGAGGCCAAAGCGCAGCGGGTGCGTGTAAGTCGCCCTGGCGTCGATGAATCGATCACCATCAGCCGTACGATTCTCGATTATGTCCTGACCAACTCGGAAGGCGTGCTCACTTCCGATGCCCAGGACGACCAACGTTGGTCGCCAGAAGGGAGCATTATCAATGCCGGCGTGAATGAAGCCATTTGCGTTCCGATGCAAGGTCGCTACGGCGTGGTTGGGGCGATCTACATCGACACCTACATTCCGCCTGACATGACATCGTCGGCAACTCGATCTCGCTTTACCGAAGACCATCTTAAGCTGATGATCGCCATCGCCCACCAGGCCGCCCTGGCAGTCGAAGACACCCACTACTATTCCGCCGTGGTACGCAGCGAACGCCTGGCTGCGATGGGGCAAGCAGTGGCTGCCATTTCGCATCACGTAAAGAACATTCTGCAAGGCATCCAAGGCGGAAGTTACATCATTGAAGAAGGCATCAAGTCCGAGCGAATCGATGTCGTCAAACATGGCTGGGGCATCGTTTCCCGCAACCAAGATCGCATCGCCCACCTGGTGATGGACATGCTTTCGTTCAGCAAAGAACGAGAGCCCGATCGCTCGAATGCTTCGCTAAACGACGTGGTCGAAGATGTCGTCAATTTAATGCGTGCTCGTGCTAAAGAAAACGGTGTCACCCTCGAGTTCCGCCCTGATATCGATCTGCCGATGGGGCTCTTCGACGAAGAAGGGATCCATCGTGCGGCTTTGAACGTTTTAACTAACGCCATCGATGCGGTTCAAGAAGCAGAAAGCCCCCGGGTGATTGTTTCCACGGAATTCCGCCTGGCCGACCAAATGCTGATCGCGACCGTCGAAGACAACGGCACCGGAATTTCGCCCGAAAATATCGAACGCATCTTTTCGGCGTTCGAGTCCACCAAAGGCAACCGTGGGACCGGCCTCGGATTGCCCGTTTCGCAGAAGGTGCTGCAAGAGCACGGCGGAGACGTTATCGTCGAGAGCGAACTAGGCCGAGGGACCAAGTTCACCCTTTACTTACCTTGGATTGGTATCCCGACGCAAGATACGCAGTATTAG